The nucleotide sequence aaaaatattttcaatctgaagttggttgaatctgtgggtGCAGAACCTGCAGATGTGGAGGAGCAATTGTACCTCTTGGCTGTTTTGAGGCTCTTGAGTTCTCAAGTCATTTGCTTTCTTCcaagtctttctctttctctttgccttATCAATTCACATAAACTTCACAAAACATTAGAGATCCTCacaatttgtatatcttttcccctaacatatatatatatacatatatataacataaaataggagcttaaataaaaagagttttagaaactactaaaaatttaaatgacatagGAAAACTGAAAGGGGGAACTGAAAGTGGGAAATTCCTCTGAAATAGAAAAGACCATCTCATATAAATAGGCCATCCCCATGGAGGAAGGACATTCACACTGCCTGCTTCTGAAGACTTCGCTCCGGCAGGGGCACAGGTTGTAAGGCAACACCGTTCCTGTTTTCATCATGACCAACATGTACATCCTCCAGATCACTCTCCTGTTGTGCTTCTCCACTACAGCTCTTTCCGTGAACTATGACTTGCTTCGATTCCGACAAAGAAACAGCAATTTTGAGTGTCAGGAGCTCCTGCAGAAATTGAATGGAAGGCCTGAATATTGCCTCCAGGACAGGATGGACTTTGAGGTCCCTGAGGAGATCACACAGCCACAGGAGCTCCAGAAGGAGGACGCTGCCCTGTTCATCTATGAGATGCTCCAGAACATCTTTGGTATTTTCAGAAGAGATGTCTCTAGCACTGGCTGGAATGAGACCATTGTGGAGGACCTCCTTGCTAAATTCTATCAGCAGATGGACCGTCTGGAGACAATCCTGGAAGAAAAACTGGAGGAGGAAAACTTCACCACAGGAAAAATCAAGAACATCCTGCACCTGAAGAGCTATTACTTCAGGATTATGGGGTACCTGAAAGCCAAGGAGTACAGCAGCTGTGCCTGGACGATTGTCCGAGTGGAAATCCTCAGGAACTTTTTATTCATTAACAGACTTACAGCTTACCTACAAAACTGAAGATCTCCTAGCGTGTGCCTCTGGGACTGTACAATAATTTCAAGCATTCTTCAACCAGCAGAGGCTCTTTAAGTGACTGACAGCTAATGCACTGCCTTTGAAAGGATAATagaagactttaaaatttttactaatttatgaattattttattctttattggaacttttacttttgaaaataaattatttttgatataaaaGTCAACatggcagttttaattttaacttgattTATATAGCCACCCATATGAAAATTGCTGAGCACCCAAAATTAGgtgttctttataaaatgtgCCTGCGAAGTAGTAGAGTTCCTAACTCCTGCCTTTGAGGAATGTAAAATCCAAGGAAGCCACATGGAAATATACAAGGTAATAGACAATAAGGGGACCTGAACCTTATAGGGGAATAAATGTTCTCCGAGATTGAAAGGGAAGAGGCAAGCAGGAGGCTCTGGAGCTAGAACCTGGGCTGCCCACTCCTCCTACTTGGTGCTCCAGCTTCTCTGGCTGTAAAGTTAGAATCTGGCTGCCACCAGCATAGCCAGAGGAATATGTCAGCTCTTGTGTTCACCCTAAGCTCTCCCCTGTTATTTGGGGGGATACTCTGCTCCTCaagggatttaaaaatatttgtgtgccCCTTCAAGCTTCAGGAATTTCCAAGACACTATTCAGTAGCAATTCCTTTATTGTGCTCTTCATGGGATAGCCAAGATGTGTGGGTCTCTTAGGGGAGCTGAGGACCTCTGTCTGCTGCCAGTGCTACAGGCACCAGAGGAAAAAGAACCCTCTTTATACCCTTGCTATCTGGTTAACTTTCTCCCCAGTTTTTCAAAAATCCAAGTCTGCTTCTAGTACCCCTCCTGCCTTGTTCATACAGAATTCCAGGAATATCCTTATTTGGTTTTCCTGCTGCTCTGTGTCTCTGAAGCCACAAACTTCCTAAAGCCAAATCCAAGACAGGTGCAGCAGTTTAAGCCCAGTTTTTAAGACCAGCAAAAAGCCAGAGAGCATGGGAGAAAGGGAAATTCAGATGGCATAAGCAGGGAACTAATTTTTTCCTGGGCTTACACTGGGAAAAATCAAGCTTTCCTAGGAGTTCTTTGGTTACCTGGCCAGCACGTGCCAACTGGTTAGGTTTTTGTCTTGGTAGTGAACCTCTTGGGAACTTGGGTTATTATGGCTATTACTGTCACTAAcagctgccatttactgagagaTTCTAGTGAaacaggcactgtgctgagctcCTATGTAGATAATTGGATTTAATCCTCTTCACAAGCCCCTCAGGTGCACAGTTACATTATTGCCATTTCACAGGAGAGGAAACTAAATCTCAAAGAGATTTACTTACTGCCCCAAGGTGACATAGTGACCTCATTCACTCCATGGTATGTGGAAGTTTCAGAAAGAGGCACAAGGGGAAGAatcaaaaaagtctttatttgtATCTAGGCATTTTCTCCTAATCATTACAGAAATCTGAGTTCCCTTTAAAGGAACTCAGGAGAAGAAATCTGTCTGTAGAGAGTTCCAGAGAAGCTACTTTTGTGCAGACAATGAACTTAGGGCTCCCTATTCCAGCTCAAGGTGGGTAACACACCTCTGTGCAACCAAGAAGTGCCATCCTGGTGGGCCTGCTGCCATTGACTCCAGCCAGTCAAGTGCCCCATAAAACAACCAAGCTTCCTTCTTCCTCCAACTCCCCACCTCAGCTCCGCCAAAAGCCCTTCTGCAGCTGGGCTCCCTTTTGTCTGGAGTCAAGGACAAGATCAGCAAGTAGAAACACAGAGCCCAGGAGGTGTCTAGAGTAGCCAAGAGGATGCTGAAGGCAATGAACCCCTACTGTCCACTGCCTTCTCTGGCTGAACTGCTAAACTGACCCCGAAACCGGCAAGTTCCTGGAAAGACCCGCTCTCTGACTGTGTGCTGGGGCCAGAAGGACCAGACAGAGGCTTCCTTTGCAGAATTGCAAATATTGTGTCACAGCTGAGCATGTCAGCCCATCCAGAATACCAAAAGTATAATATGTTCATCACCAGTAGAGGATAAATAACAATTGAAATTCATTCCAATAAAAATGAAGGAGACTAGCCCAAAGGTGTAGATTTGCATATGCTGAACAGATGACTACGTACAAAGGGTAAGgtaaaataacaataactttAGCTGGCACCAGAATACCTCATAAGAAGAACATtgtttgtttagaaaaatatctcatgagCCTCTTGAGATTGAAGGTGAGATCTTCAGGTTATGGGTGTAGCAATGCAAAAGATAGTGAAACACCGATAACATGTTTTTGTGTATCAGCTGGTTTCTGagtagaaaagagagagaaatcccCTCAAAAGCCTGGAGCTGTGATGCTCCCTGGAACATGGCAGACAGTGAAAAACCTCTTGGTGGAAATGAACAAAGAACTTTTCAGAACAGGGTATCTCACATACAACTTGAAATTGTGTGCACCGATGTGTTGAACTCTTTCTACTATCTTCTCCAAATCTTCAGTAGTGATTGCTACCCACAAAACGTTCTTGTGTGTAGAATTTCTGTGTATCAATCATAGAAAGTGTCCAGGTCGGTATTTGAAACAGTATGGAGAAACAAGCATGGGGTGGCCATACCTTCACAAATGAACCAAATTAGTGGGGACAGAAGGCAAAACTATGACCTCAGAACCACCTTCCCCCTTCCCACATCGTGCCTTCGGAATCTAAGGAAATCTTACTGGGCACACTGTGCTTCCACAGACCTGGGTCAGAAGATGCACCATCTTATCTAGCTCTTGAGCAGTAAAATGACCCTGGTAAACATTTGGGTTACATGTAATTATACAGATGTGTCCTAAACACATGAACATGCAGATGCAGGATACTATCGGTATACATCTGTGTAAGTCTTTTCTGCAGTTAACAAAGCTCATATTTAGGCACTGTAGGTGACATTGAACACTTCCAGACACTTGGACTACATCTGATCGGGGACTTGATAATAAAATACTCTTAAGAAAACGAAAAGAACATActgcagactgggagaaaatatttgcaaatcacacatctgaaaactcaataagaaaacaaacaacccaataaaaatgggTGATATATTGGAACAGACCCTTTACCAAAGATGTACAAATAGCAGATAAGTACATAGAGATAGTGAAGCCTCCCTTGAGGATTTTTGGTGGGTTagtgtgggggctgggcctagaagaaaagatggatggatggaaagaatgtgagcaggtgaatgaagggtcaggtgAAAACGCCTGcccgaagctgcttgtttgctgtgtgtaaaggtcagctgaaaacagctgacctgtatggaagttgttaagGAAATTAGCGAACAGCCCCCAGCCTTTGCACATGTCCCTGGAAATAAATACGGGGAGGAacttagctgaggaggccattttctccttcagactttaGCCTTTTCACTTCTCTCGAAACACTGTGTGTTTCAAGTAATTATTCATTCCTTCGCTACTGAGCTCAGGAGTGAAAAGCAGCCGCTGCGGTTTAGATCAGATAATGAATGTGAAATGGTTTGATTACAGAGAAACCCTTCCCACCGTGGCCCTTTCTGAGGAAGGTCCCCCAGCCCTCTTGGCCGAGCTCTATATGGTGCATGTGAGGTCTGCCCAGCGGAGATGGTAGGGCCCCTATCAAGGTGGAGTTTTGTCTCGGCTGGCCTGGCTGTGAGACATACCGAGAGAGCCAGCAGTTGGTAGGAGAGTCAGGAGGCGAGTGGCACTCAGAACCAGACCTTGCCCATTACCGTTGCTTTCTCCAAATCTGTTGCACCGATGCGGTTGTTGTGCCTGAAAAATGGACTATTTTATAAGTCCTTTTGTTCTCAACATTAattgttgcttttaaaatacCAGTTTAATTGTCTAAAATTTCCTAGAATAGTTTAAAACAATCCCCAAATTGGACTAGAAGTGCAGTACAGAATTATACTCTCCTAGCTTAGTAGAATCAAGTTAATCACTTAACATGTTAATTGACTTGATGGAGAgtacaggcagtccctgggttatgGACGACCTGACTTATGGTGTTCGGTACTTACAAATGGGCTCCTGAGGttccccataaggataatttataattaaataaacaatttggaactagtttcttccacaCATGTAAACACACCTGCATGGTATAAGCGGTTTGTCGGAGCAGCACCTTTATGCTAGCAGCTAGTCTCATGCACAGATAGTGGAGCACGTGATAGAAACACAAGAACATGAAGAACCAGAAGATCCAGAGCCAAGAAAGTTGATGCCAAAAGAACTAACTGAAGCCTTTCATTTCATTGAAGCAGGGTTTGCTAAGCTTGGGGAGCAAGATCCTAACACTGAGCAGTTTGCAAAGGTTTACTGTGCAGTTAGTAagaacatcagctgctacaaggccatttatgatgaacaaaaagaaaaaagctgtgCAAACAACCCTAGATACCTTTCTCAAGAAGTGGATTTCCGTGGTAAGCTCCCTCCTCCAGCAACAGAATCAAATCCTGATTCTCCAGCACCATCTCCATCATCACCTTCCGATTAATGGATTAATGTTAGCTGCCTTCTTGCCTCAAAGATGCCCCTTCCACTAAGCAAGACATCGATACAACATTATAGGTGAGTGCTAAcctctaaaattcttttttgaaatttctcctatcttctccctaaactttttgtatgagtttgtttttatgttgtttgtttgaattaaaagaaagcacaatagtttctgtaatttactattacagtacaggggtacTATTGTTACaatattacactgtattattattaccacataagCCAATGtagtgttgttattgttgttattattattatcacagtATATGCGCTGTTCATCAGGaatctgagttacatacaaatcctACCTAAAAACGTTCTCAGGAACGTATCTTGTCTGTAACTGGGACCACCTGTACTCCAGAAACTTGGTCACATCAAATAGTTATCACCAAATCGCAAATTCTGTTTCAACTGACATTCTGTTTTGAAATTCCTGCTTTGCTTTATAATTCCCCATGTAGGGTATTCTTAGAAAAcctaaaatgcattatttaaattatattcccCAACAATTAGCctaggaatttaaaaaatggagccCACTTCAAAAGACCCTTTTAAGGAAGTGAAAAGACATGTCATAGTctgagagaatatatttgcaaatcttaTAACTGGTAAAGGAGTTGTAtcaatatgtaaagaactctcagaactcaatgataagaaagcaaataacCGAATAAAAGATGGATAAAACATTTTAACACCTATGTCACCAAAGAAGGTACACAGATGTCAAATAGGATaggaaaagatgatcaacatcattAGGCATTAGGGTAATGCAAATtgaaccacaatgagacatcaccacGTATGTCTTACAGTGGCTAAAGTTAAAGACTCACCATATGAAGCATTGGCAAGGAGGTGGAACCACTGGAACTGGAGAGTTACAGCTGTGGACCAAATGGAACTCTCAAAAAATGgtacaactgctttggaaaactattttgCAGTTTCCTAAAAAGGTAAACATATTCCTGCCATATGACTCAATCAGTCGACTCcctggtatttacccaagagaaaagaaagcttgtgtctatacaaagacttgtatatgaatgtttataaggagcttttttaaatttcaaaatattatgggggtacaaatgtttttggttacatggatcacttttgtaatgcttgagtcagggctataaatgtgcccatcactcaaatagtgttcactgtacccattaggtaggttttcacctctcccctcctccccctgccctctgctttattttcactgagttttacttccctctgtgcacatgtgtgctcattggttagttccaatttaatagtgttgtttgtttttccattccttagataCTTCACCTAGaagagtggtctccagttccatccaaattgttgcaaaaggcactaattcatcctttttatggttAAGTAAtattccgtggtatacatataccacattttgttaatccactcatgaattgatgggcacttggattgattccacatctttgcaattgtgaactgtgctgcaataaacattcaagtgtaggtgtctttttgataaaaagacttcttttcctttgggtagacacccagtagtgggattgctagattgaatggtaggtctacttttagttctttgaggaatctccatactgttttccatagaagttataCTGATTtacagtcccactaacagtgtgtaagtattcctttctttctgcatccatgccagcgtatattgtttttggactttttaataaaagccattctaactgaggtaaggtgatatctc is from Lemur catta isolate mLemCat1 chromosome 10, mLemCat1.pri, whole genome shotgun sequence and encodes:
- the IFNB1 gene encoding interferon beta, translated to MTNMYILQITLLLCFSTTALSVNYDLLRFRQRNSNFECQELLQKLNGRPEYCLQDRMDFEVPEEITQPQELQKEDAALFIYEMLQNIFGIFRRDVSSTGWNETIVEDLLAKFYQQMDRLETILEEKLEEENFTTGKIKNILHLKSYYFRIMGYLKAKEYSSCAWTIVRVEILRNFLFINRLTAYLQN